The genomic stretch TTGAGCGTCCCGACCCAGAGGAAGCCCCGCTGGTCCTCCAGGACCCCCGCGATGGACGTGTCCGCCAACCCCTCCGCGGCGCCGAAGGACTTGAACCGTCCCGAGGCCTTCTCCAGCCGGTTCAGACCGTCGGCGGTCCCGAGCCAGAGCTCGCCGGGCCGGCCGGCAGGCTCCAGGATGGCCGCCACGGCGTCGTCGCTCAGGGTGCCGGGCCGGAGCGGGTCGTGCCGGAACCGGAGGCGCCGGCCCCCGGCCTTCTCCAGGCGCACCAGGCCCGCACCCGCCGTGCCCACCCACAGGACCCCCGGTTCCGACGCCGACGCGTGGAGGCAGAGGATGGCGGGGGGGTGTGCAGCCTCCGCACCCGTCCCGCCGAGAGGGACCCGCTCCGCCGCCCCGCCGCCCGGTCCGGCCCGAACCAAGCCCGCATCCGCGGTGCCCACCCACAAGGTCCCCTGTTCGTCCTCGTGGAGCGCCCACACGTGGTCTGCGGTCACGGTCCGCCCGTCCGGCGACCGGAGGACGAGCGGCACGCGGGCCAGGGTCTTCCGGCGACGATCGAAGCGGTAGAGCCCGCTTCCCCCGGTGCCCACCCACAGGACGCCGGGGTCGGCCCGGGACTCCCGGACCACGTAAACCGGGAAGCGGGCCCCGTCGCCGGCGGGGAAGCCGGGGAATTCGCCGGGCCGCGTTTCGCCCGTCCGGAGATCGACGGCCGTGAGGGGCGCGGAGCCGGAGGTCCCCACCCAGAAGGTCCCGTCCCGGCCCTCGAAAAGGGACAGGACCATGCTCCGGGGCAGCGAACGGGGGTCTGACGGCTCGTGGCAGGCCCAGTCGAAGACCTCGCGGCTGGGGACGTACTTCAGGAGGCCATGGGCCAGGGTCCCCACCCAGATCACCCCGGACCGGTCCTCGAAGAGGGCGTGGACCCCGGGCTCGTCGTCGATGCCGGCGACCCCGGCGAGGCGGACCGGCTCCACCACCGTCCCCCCCCGGGGGATTCGATGAAGGCTGTTCCGCGTGCCGACCCAGGTGCGGCCGGAACGGTCCGTGAGCAGACACGTCACGGAGGCGCCGAACGACGCGGTCCCGCCGGCCGCCCGGGCCCGGCAGGGCGTAAACGCACCGGCCCCCGGCGACAGGCGGAACAACCCGGCGGCCGTGCCCACCCACAGGTCCGCGCCGGGGGCCTCCGCCAGGCTTTGCACGGCCTCCCGCCGGCCGGACGGCCCCGCGGGCACCGCGAAGACCGAGAGCCGGCCGCCCGGGGCGCAGCGGAGCACCTCCGCACCGGACCCGACCCAGACGTTCCCGGCACGGTCCACGCAGAGCGCCCCCGCGCCCCGTGTCCGCAGCGCCTCCCCGGCCGCCCCGGCCGGGAGCGGCTGCCCCGAGCGCGGGTCGAAGCGCCCGGTCCCCTCCACGGTCCCCACCCATAGCCCGCCCCCGGCGTCGACGGCCAGCGCCGTGACGCCCGCGCCCGCCCGGCGCCCGCCCGGAACGGTGATGGGCCGGGAGAAGGTCTCCCACAGGGGGTCGAAGCGGTTCAGGCCCCCGGTTTCGGTGCCGACCCACAGGAAGCCGTCCCGGTCCTGGCAGAGGGCCAGGACAATGTTGTTGCTCAGTCCCTTCGGGTTTCGAACGTCCCGCTTGAACGGGCGGACCCGCTGACCGTCGTAGCGGTTCAGCCCGCCGCCCGTGCCGATCCAGAGAAAGCCGTCCCGGTCCTGGAGGACGGCGTTCACCGAACTCTGGGAGAGTCCCTCCTCGAGGGAGATCCGCCCGAGGGCGGGGGGCGGGGCGCCCACCGCGGCCGCGGCCGTCAGCAGGAGGAACAGGGCGGCGACGAGGGGAGGGCGCCGGTTCAGCCGCACTGCCGGACCTGGGTGGGGAGAAGCCCGAAGCGGGTCTTGAAGAGCTGGCTGAAGTAGGCGGCGTCGATGAAGCCGAGGTTCCAGGAGAGTTCCTTCACGGTCAGCCGGGC from Acidobacteriota bacterium encodes the following:
- a CDS encoding protein kinase, encoding MRLNRRPPLVAALFLLLTAAAAVGAPPPALGRISLEEGLSQSSVNAVLQDRDGFLWIGTGGGLNRYDGQRVRPFKRDVRNPKGLSNNIVLALCQDRDGFLWVGTETGGLNRFDPLWETFSRPITVPGGRRAGAGVTALAVDAGGGLWVGTVEGTGRFDPRSGQPLPAGAAGEALRTRGAGALCVDRAGNVWVGSGAEVLRCAPGGRLSVFAVPAGPSGRREAVQSLAEAPGADLWVGTAAGLFRLSPGAGAFTPCRARAAGGTASFGASVTCLLTDRSGRTWVGTRNSLHRIPRGGTVVEPVRLAGVAGIDDEPGVHALFEDRSGVIWVGTLAHGLLKYVPSREVFDWACHEPSDPRSLPRSMVLSLFEGRDGTFWVGTSGSAPLTAVDLRTGETRPGEFPGFPAGDGARFPVYVVRESRADPGVLWVGTGGSGLYRFDRRRKTLARVPLVLRSPDGRTVTADHVWALHEDEQGTLWVGTADAGLVRAGPGGGAAERVPLGGTGAEAAHPPAILCLHASASEPGVLWVGTAGAGLVRLEKAGGRRLRFRHDPLRPGTLSDDAVAAILEPAGRPGELWLGTADGLNRLEKASGRFKSFGAAEGLADTSIAGVLEDQRGFLWVGTLKGLTRFDPRTGRVRNYDARDGVRVREFNRNACWKSAAGRMAFGGVNGVVSFDPESVKDNPVIPPVVLTSFRVRDREMRFRLGRPPYRGTVELSHDENVLGFEFAALDYRAPEKNRYACCMEGLDTGWVDCGTRPFARYPGMPPGEYRFRVRGSNNDGVWDPEGVSVRIVVHPPFWRTGWFMALAVVLFAFVSYGLLSLAQRYAMLIAFWRRRGHIGRWRIVDTVGRGGCGTVYRAVHPKTGRVAAVKVLDRELVDEEGRKRFVREGLICERLSHPCVVKVFERGEAGGQLYYAMDFVEGITLKAWVAERRPDVRTAAGLASVLLDLLDDFHRVGIIHRDFKPENIMLLPERAGTGNPEGDPAGLRERVRILDFGIAKILGDITLTRTSLLSGTLQYIPPEHLFGKRVRDPNYDFYSFGVILYEMLTGELPYRAGESFETLAAILSEPVPSPRELNPAVPEGLSGLVLELIARKPSDRLRQYGLIRKRLDAVLADLEVTDVPPEPAAPPPRETP